TTGAAACGTGTTCCGGGGTGGCTTCCGTGGAACGTCTTTCGGTCGGTGACAAGGTGCGCACGCTCGACTCGGGTTTTCAGGCGATCAAGTGGATTGGTGCGACGCGTGTGTCGGGGGCGGACATGGCGGCCAATCCCAAACTGCGTCCGATCCGGATCCGCGCCGGGGCGTTAGGTCAGGGCCTTCCGCAGCGTGATCTTGTTGTCAGCCGTCAGCATCGGGTACTCGCCCGCTCGCCGCTGGTTCCGCGCATGTTCAACACCAGCGAGATTCTGGTTCCGGCGATCAAGCTGATCGAGTTGGATGGCGTGGAAATTGATCGCATAAGCGGCGGTATCACCTACTGGCACATTCTGTTCGACAAACATGAGGTGATCTTCTCGGAAGGAACGCCGACGGAAAGTTTGTTTACGGGTCCGGAGGTGGTGAAAGGGCTTTCCCCGGCGGCGCAGGAGGAGATCGAGATGTTATTTCCGCAGTTGTTCAAGACTGATTTCTCTGCGTCGCCGGTCCGGCAAGTACCGGACGGGAAGCGGCTGAATCACTTTGTCTTGCGGCAGTGTCATGCTGGGAAGCCGCTGCTGTCCGGATGGCGCGATATTGATGCAGCTGTAGCTAAGGGCTGACGGTCGAAGGGCGAAAATTCCTCGCGTGCGCTACACCCGTTCGGCCCCCTGCTTCTCGGGGCGATTGGGGTTCCTGACCTTGCCAAAACCGCCTTACGCTGCGCGCTTTGCGCAGCGTAAGGCGTTCAGTCCGCTCCGTCGTCTGAAAACTCCGGCAAGATACCGGCGGTTTTGATGGCTGAAGTGGCCCGCCTCTGCAGTTGGCTCTGCCTTGCTTCGCGACGTAGCCAGGCGGAAAGTTTCGAGACGGCTTCGGCATTTTGTCCGGCCGGCGTCACGAGGTGATATTGCGCGCTGGTCGTATCTGGAAGGGGAGCAATAACCTGTAGCGAACCGTTCGTGAGTTCGGTTTCGATCAGGTAGGACGGAACAAGGCCCGCCCCCAATCCCGATACGGCACCGGCGATGATCATTGCGAACTGATCGAAAAGAAGCCTCGGCCCCGGCACCGGTCCGGCAAGCCCGTGTGCGGCGCGAAATTCGTTCCATTGCTCGGGGCGGGACGAGAGATGCAGCGACGGGAGGTGGTCCAGATCCGAAGCGGATGACAGGTTACGGTCACGCGCCAAATCCGAGGAAACGACCGCCACCACGTCCTCGGGACAGAGCTTTTGCAATTGCCCGCCCGGCCAATCGGCCATCCCATAATGAATGGCAAGATCGACCCGCTCTTCCTGCAGATTGAAACGATCCGTATAGCTGCGGATCGAGATGGCCGTATCCGGATGCTTTTCCAAGTATATCGGAAGCCGCGGCACCAGCCAGCGGGCGGCGAAGGTCGGCGGCGCGCCGATGGAAATATGGGCTTTCTGCTCGCCGGATGTGATCGCGCGCTCAATGGTG
The genomic region above belongs to Paracoccus sp. SCSIO 75233 and contains:
- a CDS encoding Hint domain-containing protein, whose product is MAHIFNIQTFIIRNVLPKNPVGKNDNYRPDQILNVRQTIPGQLERFHFGDGNRDGDLYDAEETHNHPGETGHLGTQVTYDGIAYFVQSMFITSITVHFSDGTSITSNNGARTFVVGRHGTSADPVVKLKGDVIVNPTDTFRTAILNHRDAVPGRKPVAFTVNSFSTQILDNTTMSSQDDVFCFASGTLIETCSGVASVERLSVGDKVRTLDSGFQAIKWIGATRVSGADMAANPKLRPIRIRAGALGQGLPQRDLVVSRQHRVLARSPLVPRMFNTSEILVPAIKLIELDGVEIDRISGGITYWHILFDKHEVIFSEGTPTESLFTGPEVVKGLSPAAQEEIEMLFPQLFKTDFSASPVRQVPDGKRLNHFVLRQCHAGKPLLSGWRDIDAAVAKG
- a CDS encoding LysR substrate-binding domain-containing protein; the protein is MRRRIPSLSALTSFEAAARHESFTLAAEELGVTQGAVNRQVRDLERTLGITLLRREGRAIRLTDAGSRLANELGDDLMNLDRTIERAITSGEQKAHISIGAPPTFAARWLVPRLPIYLEKHPDTAISIRSYTDRFNLQEERVDLAIHYGMADWPGGQLQKLCPEDVVAVVSSDLARDRNLSSASDLDHLPSLHLSSRPEQWNEFRAAHGLAGPVPGPRLLFDQFAMIIAGAVSGLGAGLVPSYLIETELTNGSLQVIAPLPDTTSAQYHLVTPAGQNAEAVSKLSAWLRREARQSQLQRRATSAIKTAGILPEFSDDGAD